The window TGTACCGGACTCTGGCGGCTTTGGAGGGTGAGGGGTTCATTCGCCGGGCGGGGGCGCTGGACGGGGCGGCGCGGTACGACGCCAATACGGAGCGGCATCATCATTTTGTCTGCACGGTGTGCGGGGCGATCAAGGACTTTTCCAGCGCGGTGTTGGACGATCTGCCGATCCCGGAGTCCGTCCAGAGCTTTGGTCGGGTGGAGTCGTCACAGGTGCAGGTTCGCGGGGTTTGTTCGGCGTGTGAGGAACGGCAGGGCGAGAAGGTCCGGCCGGTTTAGTGGATAGCGATAGTTCGCTGTACAGATTCGAAGCTGAAAGGAAAGGAGATTGGGGATGAGTCAGGACAGCAAGTGCCCGGTAACCGGCATGGGGGTCAAGCCCATCGGCGGGAGCGGTCGGTCGAATCGGGATTGGTGGCCGAATCAGGTGAATCTGAGGGTACTCCACCAGCACTCGTCGAAGAGCAATCCGATGGGCGGGGATTTCAACTACGCTGAGGAGTTCAAGAAGCTGGACCTGGCGGCGGTGAAAAAGGATCTGTACGCGTTGATGACGGATTCACAGGATTGGTGGCCGGCGGACTGGGGCCATTACGGGCCGCTGTTCATCCGGATGGCGTGGCACAGCGCGGGGACGTACCGGATGGGCGATGGACGGGGTGGTGCGGGGTCGGGATCGCAGCGGTTGGCGCCTTTGAACAGTTGGCCGGACAATGTGAATCTGGACAAGGCGCGTCGGCTGCTGTGGCCGATCAAGCAGAAGTACGGGCGGAGGATTTCGTGGGCGGACCTGATGGTGTTGGCGGGCAACTGCGCGCTGGAGTCGATGGGGTTTAAGACGTTTGGTTTCGGCGGCGGGCGGCAGGACGTGTGGGAGCCGGAGGAGGATATCTATTGGGGGGCTGAGGCGGAGTGGCTCGGCGACAAGCGTTACACGGGCGAGCGGGATCTGGAGAATCCGCTGGCGGCGGTGCAGATGGGGCTGATCTACGTGAATCCGGAAGGGCCGAACGGCAAACCGGATCCGGTGGCTTCGGGCCGCGACGTTCGGGAGACGTTTGCGCGGATGGCGATGAACGACGAGGAGACGGTGGCGCTGGTGGCGGGGGGGCATACGTTCGGCAAGTGCCATGGGGCGGGTTCGGCGACGCACGTGGGACCGGAGCCGGAGGCGGCGCCGATCGAGGAGCAAGGGCTCGGCTGGAAAAGCAGTTTTCGCAGCGGGAAGGGGGGCGATGCGATCGGCAGCGGGATCGAAGGGGCGTGGAAGCCGAACCCGACGAAGTGGGATTCCGGTTATCTGAAGGTGCTGTTCAAGTACGAGTGGGAGCTGGTCAAGAGTCCGGCGGGCGCGCATCAGTGGCTGGCGAAGGACGTGGCGGAGGAGGACATGGTGGTCGACGCTCACGACCGGTCGAAGAAGCACCGGCCGATGATGACGACGGCGGACCTGTCGCTGCGGTTGGATCCGATCTACGAGCCGATCGCGCGGCGGTACATGGAGAATCCGGGTGAATTCGCGGACGCATTCGCGCGGGCGTGGTTCAAGCTGACGCACCGGGACATGGGCCCTCGTTCGCGGTATCTGGGTCCGGAGGTTCCGGCGGAAGAGTTGATCTGGCAGGATCCGGTGCCGGCGGTGGATCATGCGCTGATCGACGCGAAGGACATCGCGGACCTCAAGGGGCGGATTCAG of the Phycisphaerae bacterium genome contains:
- a CDS encoding transcriptional repressor; protein product: MSKADIEHRIEAFVGYCRARGLKVTHQRTEIFREVVGSESHPDAETVYQAVRSRIRSISRDTVYRTLAALEGEGFIRRAGALDGAARYDANTERHHHFVCTVCGAIKDFSSAVLDDLPIPESVQSFGRVESSQVQVRGVCSACEERQGEKVRPV
- the katG gene encoding catalase/peroxidase HPI, translated to MSQDSKCPVTGMGVKPIGGSGRSNRDWWPNQVNLRVLHQHSSKSNPMGGDFNYAEEFKKLDLAAVKKDLYALMTDSQDWWPADWGHYGPLFIRMAWHSAGTYRMGDGRGGAGSGSQRLAPLNSWPDNVNLDKARRLLWPIKQKYGRRISWADLMVLAGNCALESMGFKTFGFGGGRQDVWEPEEDIYWGAEAEWLGDKRYTGERDLENPLAAVQMGLIYVNPEGPNGKPDPVASGRDVRETFARMAMNDEETVALVAGGHTFGKCHGAGSATHVGPEPEAAPIEEQGLGWKSSFRSGKGGDAIGSGIEGAWKPNPTKWDSGYLKVLFKYEWELVKSPAGAHQWLAKDVAEEDMVVDAHDRSKKHRPMMTTADLSLRLDPIYEPIARRYMENPGEFADAFARAWFKLTHRDMGPRSRYLGPEVPAEELIWQDPVPAVDHALIDAKDIADLKGRIQASGLSVSELVWTAWASASTFRGSDKRGGANGSRIRLSPQKDWEVNEPERLKKVLAALEEVQKSFNGGQSGGKKVSLADLIVLGGCAGVEEAAKRAGYTVTVPFAPGRTDATPEQTDSASFAVLEPAADGFRNYQKAKYAVTAEELLVDRAQLLTLTAPEMTVLVGGLRVLNANYGQSRHGVLTDRPESLTNDFFVNLLDMGTAWRATSKDADVFEGRDQSTGELKWTGTRVDLVFGSNSQLRAIAEVYGCADSQEKFVRDFVAAWEKVMNLDRFDLA